In Erpetoichthys calabaricus chromosome 4, fErpCal1.3, whole genome shotgun sequence, one genomic interval encodes:
- the LOC127527436 gene encoding olfactory receptor 10G8-like yields MEQVWRLQTQNLNITSIKEFVFAGFPGVSKFPELIGLTFTITYILTLLGNIFIFYVVKKQESLRTPMFIIICNLAFSDVIYSTVITPKIIQIYLFGNNTIKSQTCFLQMYFLYFAGSVDSYILLVMAMDRYVSICHPLRYPTLITNKNTHLTCLVAWIIGALSPVGLVTYASGFPYCGPNVISHLYCDYGLIVKLACTETSSIKQTGTSIVSIVLIGVFVLILLSYLRIIISVLKIATTSGRKKAAYTCSTQLIVIAIYFLPRLFVYIAFTAGLSVQGEAELRVCLGIFYCLVPPLVNPIIYSFRLNEIKQFVYKLLKQGKITNTGGQIKGAA; encoded by the coding sequence ATGGAACAAGTCTGGAGGCTGCAGACACAGAATTTAAACATTACTTCCATCAAGGAATTTGTTTTTGCTGGATTTCCTGGAGTATCAAAATTTCCAGAATTAATTGGACTAACCTTTACAATTACCTACATCTTGACCTTGCTAggcaacatttttatattttatgtggtGAAGAAACAGGAATCATTACGAACTCCAATGTTTATTATCATCTGTAATCTTGCTTTCTCTGATGTTATCTACAGCACTGTTATCACTCCAAAAATTATACAAATCTATCTGTTTGGAAATAATACTATAAAGTCTCAAACATGTTTTCttcaaatgtactttttatattttgcaggTTCAGTTGATTCCTATATTCTCCTAGTCATGGCTATGGATCGTTATGTTTCAATTTGTCACCCCTTGCGGTACCcaactttaataacaaataaaaatacacatttgacGTGTCTAGTGGCTTGGATCATAGGAGCATTAAGCCCTGTAGGTCTTGTTACCTATGCTTCTGGATTCCCTTATTGTGGGCCAAATGTAATTTCCCATTTATATTGTGATTACGGATTGATAGTGAAACTTGCCTGTACTGAAACGTCATCTATTAAACAAACGGGCACCTCTATAGTGAGCATTGTACTCATCGGTGTGTTCGTGTTGATTTTGTTGTCATATTTAAGAATTATCATCTCAGTTCTCAAGATTGCAACAACAAGTGGAAGAAAGAAGGCTGCTTACACTTGCAGCACACAGCTTATTGTGATTGCCATTTACTTTCTTCCCAGACTTTTTGTATACATTGCGTTTACAGCAGGGTTAAGTGTACAAGGGGAAGCTGAGCTTCGGGTTTGCTTGGGCATTTTCTACTGTCTTGTGCCACCTTTAGTTAACCCAATAATATACAGTTTCAGgctaaatgaaattaaacaatttgTTTATAAATTACTGAAACAAGGAAAAATCACAAACACAGGGGGACAGATAAAAGGTGCTGCGTGA